The Flavobacteriales bacterium genomic interval GGGCATGATAAGGCCATGCTGAATGCTACGTGTGGTGACATCTCTATCATCAACTTCGGGATGGGAAGCCCCAATGCGGCCATCATCATGGATCTGCTCAGCACCATCGATCCACAAGCCGTGCTTTTCTTAGGAAAATGCGGTGGACTGAAACGGAAGAACAAACTCGGGGATCTCATACTTCCTATTGCCGCTATTCGTGGAGAAGGGACCTCCAACGACTATCTACCCTTCGAAGTACCTGCACTGCCTGCCTTCAGCTTGCAGCGAGCCGTCTCTACCAGCATACGGGAATATGGAAAGGACTACTGGACCGGGACCGTCTATACGACCAACCGCAGAGTCTGGGAACATGACGAGGTATTCAAGGAGAAGCTGCGCGCTGTACGTACCATGGGCATCGATATGGAGACGGCCACCATATTCATCACCGCATTTGCCAACAGTATCCCTGCAGGGGCCTTACTTCTAGTTTCTGACCAACCCATGATCCCTGATGGAGTGAAGACCACCAAATCAGATGAATTGGTCACAAAGAATTTCGTAGATGACCATATCCAGATTGGGATCAATGCGCTCAATGAGATACTGCATAATGGTCGATCGGTGAAGCACCTGAGATTCGACTGAACTCCAAGCTGAAGAAAAGGATTATTGGAGTCCCATCTTGCGCTCCTTTAGGTGGGTAAAACAATCGAATGGATTGACCAGAAGGTTATATTTGTGTCAAATTAACACTATGTGAGGATCCATTCGATCCGGCACAATCCAGACAGATGAAAATCCAGCGAACTGGACACTTATCACAACCGCGTTCGATTAACCGAAACCCTATGAGAAGCATCTTTTCATTGAAGCCATTGCTGGTCCTTTGCCTTTTGGCCGCAAGTACTTGGACACAAGCACAAACAATCACCGGGAGCATCAAGGATTCGCAAAGCCAAGAACCCCTCATCGGTGCCACCGTAATGGTGGTCAATACGAGCAAGGGTACCGTTGCCGATATTGACGGTAATTTCACTCTTGAACTACCAGAAGGAGCTGAGTCCCTTACCTTCAGCTATGTGGGATACACCCCAAAGACACTTGCGATCGATGGTCAGACCACTTTCAATGTCCTACTCGATCCTAAATCCCTCGATGAGGTGATCGTGATCGGATACAGCACGCAGAAGAAATCGGATAAGACCGGTGCCGTGGTGAACGTGGGTGCGGACGAACTGAATCTCGGAAGGATCAGCGATCCTATCCAAGCTATGCAGGGTAAAGCTGCGGGTGTGAACATCTCAAAGCAAGGAGGTGACCCGAATGCGGGATTCTCGGTCAATATACGAGGAGCTGCGGGGCTTACTTCCGGTACAGGACCACTCTACGTGGTAGACGGAGTACCTGGTGTGGACCCTACTACCATCAACCCTGATGACATCGAATCCTTCAACATACTGAAAGATGCGAGTTCGGCTGCCATCTATGGTTCTCGTGGAGCCAATGGGGTTATTATCATCACGACCAAAGGCGCGAATGCTGGCAGTGGTAAGGAAGTCAATAATGTAGAATACAGTGGTTTCGTGTCCTTTGACAATGTGGCCAGAAGGCTCGATCTATTGGATTCGGATGAGGTCAGAGACTTTGCCAGCCGCACTGGACGGACCTTCATAGACAACGGTGCAAACACCGATTGGCAGGATGAGATCTTCCGCACAGGAGTATCACAGATGCATACACTCGCTTTCACCGGCAGTGATGAGAATTC includes:
- a CDS encoding AMP nucleosidase is translated as MKSKEEIVANWLPRYTGTAIEDFGTCILLTNFDGYVHRFAEMTDCEVRGHDKAMLNATCGDISIINFGMGSPNAAIIMDLLSTIDPQAVLFLGKCGGLKRKNKLGDLILPIAAIRGEGTSNDYLPFEVPALPAFSLQRAVSTSIREYGKDYWTGTVYTTNRRVWEHDEVFKEKLRAVRTMGIDMETATIFITAFANSIPAGALLLVSDQPMIPDGVKTTKSDELVTKNFVDDHIQIGINALNEILHNGRSVKHLRFD